DNA from Rosa rugosa chromosome 6, drRosRugo1.1, whole genome shotgun sequence:
TTTTACTGTAGCTTCATTCTGTTACATGAATGTTTGGTGCCTTTGTATGTCCTTTGTCTGAGAATggatctgaatttctgatgttTCTATAGAATATACAACTAAAACATGATATTCATTGACATCACCTCTTTGTCTTCTGGTGTGGATATGTTTAGAAAAGCTTCTACTAGGAGTATTATTTCCAAGAAAAAGCTTTCCATCCTGAAAATTTTCCTCAGAATACCTAATGCTGTTTGGTAGATATTAGAATTTTCTCTCTATAGAAATTCTTCTTGATTGTGTTCTTAGCTAGGTTACTTGACATGAGGGATGATGTTTGCTGCCCTTCTCATTGGTTTTTAAAGAAAACATGTTGAACATAGACTAAAGAAGTGCTATATGTCCTAGGTAGTTTTCCATTTAAGCAAAcattagaaattttttttattcaaaagaCTTTTCCCTGGAATTGTTTTCTGCCAAAGCAAAAGGACCATAGTATGTGCATATTAACCACTTTGAATGCACTGTTTTTGATGTAGTCTTGTGTTTTTGATAGGAAATTGCATGCTACATGGGTCTGGAACTTGGAAAGATTAAGATAAAGCGGTTTGCTGATGGAGAGATATATGTTCAGTTGCAAGAAAGTGTCAGAGGGTGTGATGTATATCTTGTGCAACCAACATGTCCTCCTGCAAATGAGAATCTAATGGAGCTTCTGATAATGATTGATGCATGTCGAAGGGCGTCAGCCAAGAACATTACTGCTGTGATTCCATATTTTGGATATGCCAGGGCTGATAGAAAGGTAAACTAATAGAGTGAGCAACGAATCTGGAAATTGTTTTCATATGTGGTGCATAGCTTGACAATCACAAGTTCCAGAGCTTTGGTAATGATTGATGACTGTACCAGTGTGCCCTAGTATAATTTTGACTAATATATATTGAGATGCAGAGTTATTCATTACATGTTATCCCTGGGCCTGAATTAATTGTCTTCATTTTATCCACTGGTAGATTGGGGGCTTAAAATCATACAACAAATTGGTATTGGACTTAGTATTTTAACGTGTATAACATGAAATTGATTCCTCATTTCTCTGTTTATAAATATACTACCTTCATCTGGCTTTCTCGCCTCCTCCATAGTATGTGTGATCAAACCAATGTTAATTTGAAGTTAGAGAATTATGTATTTATATAGTCCCCTTCGTTGGTATCTGTTTCTCTGAGAAGTAAAATGGGTAGCATTGTTGGTGCCACCCTGAACCTGAAGGGTTAGATCCCCATTTTAAAATAATTCTTGCTACAATTTAGCAAAACCAGAAATGGTTTGACCATTTAATTATCTTATTTCTATTAAAGTTGTGTGATCATTTGATTACGAATATGGTTATCTTAGTGTTTAAACACTGTTCATCTATTTATTAGGTGATGTTTACATGGCTAAACGGTTTTTGATTTGGCTGATATATGATGCCTTTTTGttctcataaaaagaaaaaaaaaaggaaaaaaaagggatccctcctTATAAGTTTTCTTTTTAACAATATATATGTAGATTTATCCTTATAGGGGGAAACATAAGTTGAATTCCTCAAATGGAGTCTTTTAGTTCATTAAGAAACTTCTCAACGCTAGCAGTAAGATTGCTGTTGAACATCATATTTACAAGTTTAGTCAGTAAATCGTTGGTTTACCTACTTGGATTTGAAATCATAAAAATTTATCACTTTATCTCAGATAGTAGCTTGTACAATGTTCTCTGTGGTAGATTACTAAATCCTGTATGAGTTATCTGATTCCAAGTTCAAATTTCTTTTGATTATCAACTTTAAGCACTGTTTGTTTCAGACTCAAGGGCGTGAATCTATTGCTGCCAAACTTGTTGCAAATTTAATCACTGAAGCAGGTGCAAATCGTGTTCTTGCGTGTGATCTTCATTCTGGTCAATCGATGGGATATTTTGATATTCCTGTGGATCATGTATATGGTCAGGTAACAATTCTGTAATACTTGGGGGCACTTCTGTTTCATAGTCCATGGATCAGGCTGTTCAACTCTTATAAGAATCTTCAGTCCTTTACTTGGCAACCTGGAATAATTCTGTGTGTGTGAATATTTTAAAGAGATTTTTTATACTATTAATAAAATTGTATGTATAAATCTTTTTGGAAATTACTGCTAGAATGTTATGGATAACATTGTAAATGTCTTTAGTTCTGATTTCTGTGCATCTCCTGCTTCAATGTACTTCACCTTTCGTAAAGGGAGATTATTTTTGTATGTGTCTGTCCACACAGTCCACTGCTGGAGTGGTTAAGGCACTATAAATGATTGCAGGATTCAAAAGATGGAATAAAGAAGAGCAAAGTATGTTTATTTAGGTTAGGCTTGAGCTCAGTAATCCCAAAATACGAGATTTAAATACCTCATACGTAAACCCTAAATGGCAATTGTACATTCTAAAACAATACACTCAGTAAGAAACACAAATGTGTTAACATACGAAGGAATAAATCTGCAGTGTGACCAAAGTTTATTGGACTATATATGGTATATTAGTTGTGAAACTTAGCTCCCCTTGGTCTCTTTGGCGCCTCTGTCCGGGATCAAATCTATGCTAGTTAGGGGTTAGGAACTTAGTATTGTGTCTTCCCCAGTGTCTAGTACTTTTCATAGGAAGTTTGTCTTTGCTTTTCTTTACATAGGATTTTGGCCTCCACTTTGTTGAATTTATTTAATGATTAGCAAATAACAAAAATCTACTATCTTCATATTATACATATGATTTTGGCAAAGGGAAAAAGGCCCAAACCCTTTGGGGATGTGGGGTGCTAGCTGTTTGGTGGGTGGTCTGGTTggaaagaaatagaagaattTTTGAAAACTATGGAGGGTTGGAGAGGGAAGTCTTGTGGGAGAGAGTCAAATTCTGGGCATCCTTATGGGCTTCTATCTCTAAGGAATTTAAGGATTATAGTCTTTCTTCTATTATAAGCCCTAAAACTGTGATGGTACTATTAGTCGACATGCTAAGCCTTTTGCCTAGCTGTCCTTAGATCTTTAAAGCGGACTACTTGTCCGCCTCCatgtattttgtttttctctttttcaataaagagttgtttcttttcaaaaaaaaatattatacatATGATTAAATTTCCTTTCTGATTGTAAGCCTTGTTAATGATTTTTATTCTTCATTATGTTCAATCAGCCTGTGATACTTGATTACCTTGCCAGCAAGACTATCTGTTCTGATGATTTGGTAGTGGTCTCACCGGATGTTGGGGGTGTTGCTAGAGCCCGTGCTTTTGCGAAAAAGTTATCTGATGCTCCTCTGGCAATTGTTGATAAAAGACGTCATGGGCACAATGTCGCAGAGGTATGAACTATTTCACATGAGGCCGACAACTATTACAGAGTTACAGTTATGTCTTATGAATCTCACGATCTCACATTATCTTAAGTAGTACATGAGAGAAATTATTCTGAAATCTGATAACGTTGTCACATTCTGTATAAAGCTTGATAAACTGGTGACATTTAATGACCACATAATTTTCATGCTTTCTTACAGAAAAGGAACTTACAATACCATACTTTAAGCTTTATTATTATGGACAACTCCCAGTTTCTAAGCCATGCTATTTGTGATCCGTCTCAATAATTTTTCTCTGATAAACTAACCTTTTactcttcttttatttttttatttttttatctctttctacTTTTCTAGTCCAAGATAAGATGCTAAATTGCAATTATGCTTTAAACGTTTTCATCATAACTCATTAATATTTTAGGTAAAATTTTGCTGTTCTGTTCTCTGGCTCCTGTATGGTGATATTTCTTTTGACATTTGCAAAATATGCCAACTAATTATATAATCCTTTGTCCCTTCATCACCCCTTCCATGGAAGTCCATTATATTCTCTAACCTCCTAACCACGCTACTTGAAAGTCTATGTATAAGAAATGAATGAAGCTAGATGCTACTTACCAACTGAAGGAATGAAATTTTTCCTTAAGAAAACATACCTGACTATCCTGTTACTCTTTTCTCAAAGCAGTTCTCAAATAATAAATCAACAGAGACTACTCAATGGCCCAGAGAGCTCTAAAAGGACACTCACTTAGCAGTAGTCTGTAACTCAGGAGTTAGGACACATTCTCAAAATCAATCTCAAAAGCTATTAATATGTCTGAAAAAGTAAAGGGTTGTTTGGTAAGGCTATTTGAAATTATGAATGCAGCTAAGGGTTTCAAGCTCTGCATTTTCCAAAAAATCTCTCTCGATTTTCATAATGACACActtttctgcttctgcttcttttatttattttttctttttttgtttttttcatcTTCCATTTATTTTCTGCCTTGATCTTTGAAGTCTAAAGCAATGGATTGTTATTAAAAAATATGCATTAGCTTTACTGTTTAGTCAAAACTCGTCTTCCTATTCATCAGTTCAAAGTCTAATGTCATCTATTTGCAGGTGATGAATTTGATAGGTGACGTGAAGGGAAAAGTAGCCGTCAtggttgatgacatgattgatACAGCTGGTTAGTTCGTACATACTATAATCTGTTGTATAAAATAGAACATAATAGTACCTTTAAAAAGATGTAATCAAATAAAATAGAACAGTAGATATCATCTTAAGCATTGCTTCTGTTTGTAAACTTATATTCTGGAAAAATCATAATCTACATAGTTAGATGAGAGAGGTGATAGAAAATTCATCATTAGGGGCATGCTCAAAAgaattgtatatatattttgtcgAAGAAAAGAATGAGACTACAAGTACTAGAAACCATTGTAGGTATCTTAATCATGGATTTTTTCTGTGTACCCTGTTAAGGTACCAATATAACTGGTTTAAATTTCTTTATAGatatgacctgaaaaggacttCCAACTGTATATAAGGATTGGAATTATCTTCCTTTTTCGTGGGGATATTTGATTTAAGTTCACACCCTTAATGCATCTTGATGGCATGGAGCAGTGGGTTATTCCTCATTTGGTAGTCTTTTAGGTGGGTTTATCTTGTCTTTTGTGCCTAATCCTACTCAAGGAATTTATCTGCCAGTTTGAAAATCAGATGCTAATGGCTGTTGTAACTGTTGTGACCACTCAATTTTCAGAGACTAGTGTGTAATGTACCTACAGTTAGGCCTTAGTATTCCTGGAAATCCAATTATTGATTTCCAATTTATATTTCTACCCAATTTATTGTAGGTTATTTTCCACTTTTATTGTATCATTCTGCTGTTTGATCGATAAAGGTGTCCATTTTTTTTTCCGCTGTCATTAGTGCAgttaactaaattaattg
Protein-coding regions in this window:
- the LOC133717451 gene encoding ribose-phosphate pyrophosphokinase 1-like; this translates as MTSLLQTASLSSLSSSRSLLPNPSSRSRIPFPKCIRCSVGEPLKYANGKPCIPLLRDEMLPNFLTRTTQVVNAASKNDTRLRIFSGTANPSLSQEIACYMGLELGKIKIKRFADGEIYVQLQESVRGCDVYLVQPTCPPANENLMELLIMIDACRRASAKNITAVIPYFGYARADRKTQGRESIAAKLVANLITEAGANRVLACDLHSGQSMGYFDIPVDHVYGQPVILDYLASKTICSDDLVVVSPDVGGVARARAFAKKLSDAPLAIVDKRRHGHNVAEVMNLIGDVKGKVAVMVDDMIDTAGTISKGAELLHQEGAREVYACSTHAVFSPPAIERLSSGLFQEVIITNTIPVSEQNYFPQLTVLSVANLLGETIWRVHDDCSGGFEPYSTLGID